From Salinirubellus salinus, the proteins below share one genomic window:
- a CDS encoding DUF7331 family protein, giving the protein MSAPASSDPAPDEEPPERHRRISAYSSRPDRTVFTESGNPDGWIATDATVDVEP; this is encoded by the coding sequence ATGAGTGCACCCGCGTCGTCGGACCCCGCGCCGGACGAGGAACCACCGGAACGGCACCGGCGTATCTCCGCGTACAGTTCTCGCCCCGACCGGACCGTCTTCACGGAGTCTGGCAACCCGGACGGGTGGATCGCCACCGACGCCACCGTCGACGTCGAACCGTAG
- a CDS encoding phosphotransacetylase family protein — protein MTNPILVTSTAESTGKTAVALALALAAKEDGESVGYMKPKGTRLQSSVGKTLDSDPMLARELLELDDEMHELEPVVYSPTFVQEVVRGREDAEALRETVHEAFESLAADHDRMVVEGGGLTTGAAVDLTDADIATLLDARVVLVAPYTEARDVDAVLDAAARFGDRLGGVLFNAVSDAAYDDLTTDVVPFLESRGVRTFGTLPRVQELAGVTVGELASELGATTLTDAAPTDGFVERFVVGAMGADEALSQFRRTRDAVLVTGGDRSEIQAAALDAPGIEAILLTGGFRPPAAVLGRAEEAGVPVLLVQTDTTTAIERIEDVVRAGRSRNESTVRRMGELLRTYGDVDAMLGLSE, from the coding sequence ATGACGAACCCGATACTGGTCACTTCGACGGCGGAGAGCACAGGCAAGACGGCGGTGGCGCTGGCGCTGGCGCTGGCCGCGAAGGAGGACGGCGAGTCCGTCGGCTACATGAAGCCGAAGGGGACACGGCTCCAGTCCTCGGTCGGCAAGACGCTCGACAGCGACCCGATGCTGGCGCGCGAACTGCTGGAACTGGACGACGAGATGCACGAACTCGAGCCGGTCGTCTACTCGCCCACGTTCGTCCAGGAGGTGGTCCGTGGCCGCGAGGACGCCGAGGCCCTGCGGGAGACGGTCCACGAAGCGTTCGAGTCGCTCGCGGCCGACCACGACCGGATGGTCGTGGAGGGTGGCGGCCTGACGACGGGGGCGGCCGTCGACCTGACCGACGCCGACATCGCGACGCTGCTCGACGCCCGCGTGGTACTCGTGGCTCCCTACACCGAGGCGCGGGACGTGGACGCCGTCCTCGACGCGGCCGCCCGGTTCGGCGACCGCCTGGGTGGCGTCCTGTTCAACGCCGTCAGCGACGCGGCGTACGACGACCTGACGACGGACGTGGTGCCGTTCCTCGAGTCACGCGGCGTCCGGACGTTCGGGACGCTCCCGCGGGTGCAGGAACTCGCGGGCGTCACCGTCGGCGAACTGGCGAGCGAACTCGGGGCGACGACGCTCACGGACGCCGCGCCGACCGACGGGTTCGTCGAGCGGTTCGTCGTCGGGGCGATGGGGGCCGACGAGGCGCTCTCGCAGTTCCGCCGGACCCGCGACGCCGTCCTCGTGACCGGTGGCGACCGCTCGGAGATACAAGCCGCGGCGCTCGACGCCCCCGGCATCGAGGCCATCCTGCTCACCGGGGGGTTCCGCCCGCCGGCCGCGGTGCTCGGCCGGGCCGAGGAGGCCGGTGTCCCCGTCCTGCTGGTCCAGACGGACACGACGACGGCCATCGAGCGCATCGAGGACGTGGTCCGGGCGGGGCGCTCGCGCAACGAGAGCACCGTCCGCCGGATGGGCGAGCTCCTGCGGACCTACGGCGACGTAGACGCGATGCTGGGGCTGAGCGAGTAG
- a CDS encoding beta-ketoacyl-ACP reductase, giving the protein MKLQDKTCVVTGGSRGIGRAIAEDLGEEGANVVVNYRSSEREAYDVAEAIDEGPGSAVPVQADVSNMDEVRAMYDVVDDVYGGADVLVNNAGMTRDGKFESMTREDWEQVMEVNLGGVFNCTKTFFDDICEADGGRLVNISSVVGQQGNYGQANYATTKSGLFGFTRTIALEMASSGSTANCVAPGFVKTDMLETVPDRVKEKILDRIPLSRFATTDDVAGIVRFVAGPDSSYMTGQILAVNGGMEW; this is encoded by the coding sequence AAACTGCAAGACAAGACCTGTGTTGTGACGGGCGGTTCGAGAGGCATCGGACGCGCTATCGCCGAGGACCTCGGCGAAGAGGGCGCCAACGTCGTCGTCAACTACCGCTCCTCCGAGCGCGAGGCGTACGACGTCGCCGAAGCTATCGACGAGGGGCCGGGGAGTGCCGTCCCGGTCCAGGCCGACGTCTCGAACATGGACGAGGTCCGCGCGATGTACGACGTCGTCGACGACGTCTACGGCGGGGCCGACGTCCTCGTCAACAACGCGGGGATGACCCGTGACGGGAAGTTCGAGAGCATGACCCGCGAGGACTGGGAGCAGGTGATGGAGGTGAACCTCGGCGGGGTGTTCAACTGCACCAAGACGTTCTTCGACGACATCTGCGAGGCGGACGGCGGACGCCTCGTCAACATCTCCTCCGTGGTGGGCCAGCAGGGCAACTACGGGCAGGCCAACTACGCGACGACGAAGTCCGGCCTGTTCGGGTTCACCCGCACCATCGCGCTGGAGATGGCGAGTTCCGGGTCGACGGCCAACTGCGTGGCGCCGGGGTTCGTCAAGACGGACATGCTGGAGACGGTGCCCGACCGGGTGAAGGAGAAGATCCTCGACCGCATCCCCCTGAGCCGCTTCGCGACGACGGACGACGTGGCCGGCATCGTCCGGTTCGTCGCCGGGCCGGACTCCTCGTACATGACCGGCCAGATCCTCGCCGTCAACGGGGGGATGGAGTGGTGA
- a CDS encoding acetate--CoA ligase family protein encodes MSDLSRLFAPERIAVVGATDREGSVGRAVMTNLLSEFDGEVVPVNPTYETLFDVPCLDAVADADADLVVVVVPPKLAVEVVREAGESGVRAVVVITAGFGEAGGEGVARERELAAVADEYDIDLVGPNSLGVLSTRSGLNATFGPRGALPGDVSFMSQSGAFVTAVLDWAAERELGFVDIVSLGNEAVLDESAFVEFWGEDPETDVVLGYLEGIEDGERFVRVAREVTRETPVVLVKSGRTEAGAHAAASHTGSIAGSEAAYEAGLEKAGVLRAESVEELFDYASVLAGQPLPEADGVAVVTNAGGPGVMATDAVGDSGLDLASFSGETMDALRERLPDNANVYNPIDVIGDAPVERFADALDVALADPNVGAAVVMSCPTQTLSFDDLAEAVVDLRAKHGVPVAACLMGGASTETAEQTLAEAGIPSYFDPARAVRALDALRSYREVRDAERAEPERFDVDRERAREVLSRAADRGESRLGVEAMGLLEAYGIPIPEGEVVDSPAAAERRAAELGGDVVMKIVSPDILHKTDIGGVEVGVPLEDVRDTYEDLVSRARRYQPDATLLGVQVQELLDTDAGVETIVGTNRDPQFGPLVLFGLGGVFVEVMEDTTVRLAPVTGAEAREMIDEIRAAPLLRGARGREPVDEASVVDTVQRLSQLVTDFPAILELDVNPLVVTPDGATAVDVRLTIDPDELETADEPAAEPETASDTATHGGER; translated from the coding sequence ATGTCGGACCTGTCGAGACTGTTCGCGCCCGAACGGATCGCCGTGGTCGGAGCCACCGACCGTGAGGGTTCGGTAGGGCGCGCGGTGATGACGAATCTGCTGTCTGAGTTCGACGGGGAGGTGGTCCCCGTCAACCCGACCTACGAGACCCTCTTCGACGTGCCCTGTCTGGACGCGGTGGCGGACGCCGACGCGGACCTCGTGGTGGTCGTGGTCCCGCCGAAGCTCGCCGTCGAGGTGGTGCGCGAGGCCGGCGAGAGCGGCGTTCGTGCCGTCGTGGTCATCACCGCCGGGTTCGGCGAGGCCGGTGGAGAGGGGGTCGCCCGCGAGCGCGAACTCGCCGCGGTGGCCGACGAGTACGACATCGACCTCGTCGGGCCGAACTCGCTGGGCGTGCTCTCCACGCGGAGCGGCCTGAACGCCACGTTCGGGCCCCGTGGCGCGCTCCCCGGCGACGTGTCGTTCATGAGCCAGTCGGGGGCGTTCGTCACCGCCGTCCTCGACTGGGCCGCCGAGCGCGAACTCGGCTTCGTCGACATCGTCTCGCTGGGCAACGAGGCCGTCCTCGACGAGTCGGCCTTCGTCGAGTTCTGGGGCGAGGACCCCGAGACGGACGTGGTACTGGGGTACCTCGAGGGCATCGAGGACGGCGAGCGGTTCGTCCGTGTCGCACGCGAGGTGACCCGCGAGACGCCCGTGGTGCTCGTCAAGTCCGGTCGGACCGAGGCCGGCGCACACGCCGCCGCCTCCCACACCGGGTCCATCGCCGGGAGCGAGGCGGCCTACGAGGCCGGCCTCGAGAAGGCGGGCGTCCTCCGGGCCGAGAGCGTCGAGGAACTGTTCGACTACGCGAGCGTTCTCGCGGGCCAACCACTCCCGGAGGCGGACGGGGTGGCCGTCGTAACGAACGCGGGCGGGCCGGGCGTGATGGCGACCGATGCCGTCGGCGACTCGGGCCTCGACCTCGCCTCGTTCTCGGGCGAGACGATGGACGCGCTCCGCGAGCGCCTCCCCGACAACGCGAACGTCTACAACCCCATCGACGTCATCGGCGACGCGCCCGTCGAGCGGTTCGCGGACGCGCTGGACGTCGCCCTCGCCGACCCGAACGTCGGGGCGGCCGTCGTGATGTCCTGTCCGACCCAGACCCTCTCGTTCGACGACCTCGCGGAGGCGGTGGTCGACCTGCGCGCGAAACACGGGGTGCCCGTCGCCGCGTGTCTGATGGGCGGGGCGAGCACGGAGACGGCCGAGCAGACGCTCGCCGAGGCGGGCATCCCGAGTTACTTCGACCCCGCGCGCGCTGTGCGTGCGCTCGACGCCCTCCGCTCGTACCGCGAGGTGCGGGACGCAGAGCGGGCCGAACCCGAGCGGTTCGACGTGGACCGAGAGCGGGCCCGCGAGGTGCTGTCGCGCGCGGCCGACCGAGGTGAGAGCCGACTCGGCGTCGAGGCGATGGGGCTCCTGGAGGCGTACGGCATCCCCATCCCCGAGGGGGAGGTGGTGGACTCGCCGGCGGCGGCCGAGCGGCGGGCCGCAGAGCTCGGCGGTGACGTGGTGATGAAGATCGTCAGCCCCGACATCCTCCACAAGACGGACATCGGCGGCGTGGAGGTGGGAGTGCCCCTCGAGGACGTGCGCGACACCTACGAGGACCTCGTCTCTCGCGCCCGGCGCTACCAGCCAGACGCGACGCTGCTGGGTGTGCAGGTGCAGGAACTGCTCGACACCGACGCGGGCGTCGAGACCATCGTCGGGACGAACCGGGACCCCCAGTTCGGACCGCTCGTGCTGTTCGGTCTCGGTGGCGTGTTCGTCGAGGTGATGGAGGACACCACGGTCCGGCTCGCGCCGGTCACGGGCGCGGAGGCCCGCGAGATGATAGACGAGATACGCGCGGCCCCGCTGTTGCGCGGGGCGCGAGGTCGGGAGCCGGTGGACGAGGCGAGCGTCGTCGACACCGTCCAGCGGCTCTCACAGCTGGTGACGGACTTCCCCGCCATCCTCGAACTGGACGTGAACCCGCTGGTGGTCACGCCCGACGGGGCGACGGCGGTGGACGTGCGGCTCACCATCGACCCGGACGAACTGGAGACGGCGGACGAACCGGCGGCGGAACCCGAGACGGCGTCGGACACGGCGACTCACGGAGGCGAACGATGA
- a CDS encoding thiolase C-terminal domain-containing protein: MTDVAVIGASMTQFGNREGEWIRDLLAEAGQACLADATVSPDDVEHLYVSNMASGEFEGQTGVMNALAHDMGVLPAYAQRVDQTSASGGAGIYAAWQSIASGASDLTLLVGGEKMTHKTTGEATDVIASITHPAEYKHGLTLPSFAGLTARHYLEKFDAPREALARVAVKNHENGTRNPHAQFRKTVDMETVLDSPMVADPLRLYDFCPITDGSAAMLFCPEELAREYTDEYATVAGVAGATDTHVVHERADPTHMGAVAESGREAFEMADADPEDVDVAELHDMFTILELLQMEALGFAEQGEAWKRVEAGETAIDGDLPINTSGGLKSKGHPLGASGVAQGVEIYEQLVGEAGDRQVDAELGLACNVGGFGNCVTTTLMEVA, translated from the coding sequence ATGACCGACGTGGCAGTCATCGGTGCCTCGATGACGCAGTTCGGCAACCGCGAGGGCGAGTGGATACGAGACCTGCTCGCCGAGGCGGGACAGGCGTGTCTCGCCGACGCGACCGTCTCGCCCGACGACGTTGAACACCTCTACGTCTCGAACATGGCGAGCGGCGAGTTCGAGGGGCAGACGGGCGTGATGAACGCGCTCGCTCACGACATGGGCGTGCTCCCCGCGTACGCACAGCGGGTGGATCAGACCTCCGCCTCCGGCGGGGCGGGCATCTACGCCGCGTGGCAGTCCATCGCCAGCGGGGCGAGCGACCTGACGCTGCTCGTCGGCGGCGAGAAGATGACCCACAAGACGACCGGCGAGGCGACGGACGTCATCGCCTCCATCACCCACCCCGCCGAGTACAAACACGGGCTGACGCTCCCGTCGTTCGCGGGGCTGACCGCCCGACACTACCTCGAGAAGTTCGACGCCCCGCGCGAGGCGCTCGCTCGCGTGGCGGTGAAGAACCACGAGAACGGGACGCGCAACCCGCACGCCCAGTTCCGCAAGACGGTGGACATGGAGACGGTGCTGGACTCGCCGATGGTCGCAGACCCGCTGCGACTCTACGACTTCTGTCCCATCACCGACGGCTCGGCGGCGATGCTGTTCTGCCCCGAGGAGCTCGCCCGCGAGTACACGGACGAGTACGCCACCGTCGCGGGCGTCGCGGGCGCGACCGACACCCACGTCGTCCACGAGCGTGCGGACCCGACGCACATGGGTGCCGTCGCGGAGTCCGGCCGCGAGGCGTTCGAGATGGCCGATGCCGACCCCGAGGACGTGGACGTGGCCGAACTCCACGACATGTTCACCATCCTCGAACTCCTGCAGATGGAGGCGCTTGGCTTCGCCGAACAGGGTGAGGCCTGGAAGCGCGTCGAGGCGGGCGAGACGGCGATAGACGGTGACCTCCCCATCAACACCTCCGGCGGCCTGAAGTCGAAGGGCCACCCTCTCGGCGCCAGCGGCGTCGCACAGGGGGTCGAGATATACGAGCAACTCGTCGGCGAGGCTGGCGACAGACAGGTCGACGCCGAACTCGGGCTCGCCTGCAACGTGGGTGGGTTCGGGAACTGTGTGACGACCACGCTCATGGAGGTGGCCTGA
- a CDS encoding DUF7504 family protein, whose translation MEPGGRTSETATFAQALASLKRRGSSLLLVGPAYEEAHLPASRRLLGSAEEATERARLLVVTDGVASAGSRLAGVASETVRTLTYEAPTRGGAAAAVGTDDAGVGAGGLAAEAPPPDLASLCRRIDEAIDEVEAERGQLAPAELRVCFDSLVPLLEQYEEREVFTFLHALTAATREVGAMAHYHLPVPADDPLVGTLAPLFDAVIELRSTPDGAQQRWRLTDEDVVTEWLPV comes from the coding sequence ATGGAGCCCGGCGGGCGGACCTCCGAGACCGCGACGTTCGCGCAGGCGCTAGCCTCGCTCAAACGACGTGGCAGCAGCCTCCTGCTCGTCGGCCCCGCCTACGAGGAGGCCCACCTCCCCGCGTCCCGTCGTCTCCTCGGATCCGCGGAAGAGGCGACGGAACGCGCGCGACTCCTCGTCGTCACGGACGGGGTGGCGTCGGCCGGCAGCCGCCTCGCCGGTGTCGCGAGCGAGACGGTCCGGACCCTCACCTACGAGGCACCGACACGCGGGGGCGCAGCGGCAGCCGTCGGGACGGACGACGCAGGCGTGGGCGCCGGGGGGCTAGCCGCCGAGGCACCGCCGCCAGACCTCGCATCGCTCTGTCGCCGAATCGACGAGGCCATCGACGAGGTGGAGGCCGAACGCGGGCAGCTGGCGCCGGCCGAACTGCGCGTCTGTTTCGACTCGCTCGTCCCACTCCTCGAGCAGTACGAGGAGCGCGAGGTGTTCACCTTCCTCCACGCGCTGACCGCCGCGACGCGGGAGGTCGGCGCGATGGCGCACTACCACCTCCCGGTGCCGGCCGACGACCCACTGGTCGGGACGCTGGCACCGCTGTTCGACGCCGTCATCGAACTCCGGTCGACCCCCGATGGCGCCCAGCAGCGCTGGCGACTCACCGACGAGGACGTCGTCACCGAGTGGCTCCCGGTCTGA
- a CDS encoding SOUL family heme-binding protein, which yields MRRSTLAALGGLGLLVGGAAFWSLRQRRTTEQVPYTVLERLDGVEMRQYPSSVAVETEAANDARAFGRLFRYISGANHERTDVSMTAPVETLVRAEGREVAMTTPVRTSEAAGASGVRMSFYLPTDYDYERAPEPTEEGVHLVAIPERVVAVRRFTWWATDRRVARQTRRLERTVDAAGYTPVDDPSLLRYDAPWVLPFLRRNEVAVTVHPDGPGRA from the coding sequence ATGCGACGGAGCACGCTCGCGGCGCTCGGTGGCCTCGGACTCCTCGTCGGCGGGGCGGCGTTCTGGAGCCTCCGGCAGCGACGCACGACCGAGCAGGTCCCCTACACGGTCCTCGAACGGCTCGACGGGGTCGAGATGCGCCAGTACCCGTCGTCGGTGGCCGTCGAGACGGAGGCGGCGAACGACGCACGGGCGTTCGGCCGCCTGTTCCGCTACATCTCGGGGGCGAACCACGAACGGACTGACGTCTCGATGACGGCCCCGGTGGAGACGCTGGTACGTGCCGAGGGACGCGAGGTCGCGATGACGACCCCCGTCCGGACGAGCGAGGCGGCGGGTGCGAGTGGCGTCCGGATGTCGTTCTACCTGCCGACGGACTACGACTACGAGCGCGCGCCCGAACCCACGGAGGAGGGCGTCCACCTCGTCGCCATCCCGGAGCGGGTGGTCGCGGTCCGGCGGTTCACCTGGTGGGCGACGGACCGGCGCGTCGCCAGGCAGACCAGACGACTCGAGCGCACCGTCGACGCGGCCGGCTACACGCCGGTCGACGACCCCTCGCTGTTGCGCTACGACGCCCCGTGGGTGCTCCCGTTCCTCCGGCGCAACGAGGTGGCCGTGACGGTGCACCCCGACGGCCCGGGTCGGGCCTGA
- a CDS encoding OB-fold domain-containing protein, with amino-acid sequence MSDESSMDAARYADGSITYPVHPVGPDGSEPVEMVDLSAFTAEVVTWTTSHATPPGVRQPNTLAIVEFDVEGTPVRAIGQTTTDEVTTGDTVQPVYVEELRDPAAGMKEPESQDWDGFRFEPVE; translated from the coding sequence ATGAGCGACGAGTCCAGCATGGACGCGGCGCGCTACGCCGACGGCTCGATCACCTACCCGGTCCACCCGGTCGGTCCGGACGGGAGCGAACCGGTCGAGATGGTCGACCTGAGCGCGTTCACCGCCGAGGTGGTGACGTGGACCACGTCGCACGCCACGCCGCCCGGCGTCCGCCAGCCGAACACGCTCGCCATCGTCGAGTTCGACGTCGAGGGGACCCCGGTCCGGGCCATCGGTCAGACGACCACCGACGAGGTCACGACGGGCGACACCGTCCAGCCGGTCTACGTCGAGGAACTCCGTGACCCCGCGGCAGGGATGAAGGAGCCCGAGAGCCAGGACTGGGACGGCTTCCGGTTCGAGCCGGTCGAGTAA
- a CDS encoding acyl-CoA carboxylase subunit beta — MSDQAPEPTEPVGTGDGETVDPLAELEARRAQARAGGGPERVAAQHERGKMTARERIDYLLDDGTFREIDTFVEHRSQHPDVSDRTYPGDAVVTGYGDVEGRKVVVFAHDFTVLGGSVGEVVGQKVSKALDHAVEKGVPIIGLNDSAGARIQEGVDSLVGFAKIFKRNTDASGLVPQISCIMGPCAGGATYSPALTDFTFMVEGTSHAFLTGPDVVETVTGERVSMAELGGAHAHTSKSGFAHAVYPDEEATLDAVRHLLSYLPLNEVEDPPHLDPWDDPDRDCEFDMVPQDPKKPYDATEVVEELVDEGSFFEVHGSFARNVVVGFGRLDGRSVGVVANQPRVNAGTLDIEASQKAARFVRTCDSFNVPIVTLVDVPGFMPGTAQEHDGVIRHGAKLIYAYAEASVPLLTVVTRKAYGGAYIVMGSKELGADVNYAWPGAEMAVLGPRGAVNILHREEIQSATDPEARRQELMDEYRAEFANPYGPARRGHVDDVIDPAETRRRLIDDLELLERKRVQPIEKTHGNVPL; from the coding sequence ATGAGCGACCAGGCTCCAGAGCCGACGGAACCGGTGGGGACGGGGGACGGCGAGACGGTCGACCCCCTCGCGGAGCTCGAGGCGCGGCGGGCACAGGCCCGAGCAGGTGGTGGTCCGGAACGCGTGGCGGCACAGCACGAACGCGGCAAGATGACCGCGCGCGAGCGTATCGACTACTTGCTGGACGACGGGACGTTCCGGGAGATAGATACCTTCGTCGAGCACCGCTCGCAGCACCCGGACGTGTCCGACCGGACCTACCCTGGGGACGCCGTGGTGACCGGCTACGGTGACGTCGAGGGGCGGAAGGTGGTGGTCTTCGCCCACGACTTCACCGTCCTCGGTGGGTCGGTCGGCGAGGTGGTCGGCCAGAAGGTCTCGAAGGCGCTCGACCACGCCGTCGAGAAGGGCGTCCCGATAATCGGGCTGAACGACTCGGCGGGCGCCCGCATCCAGGAGGGGGTCGATTCGCTCGTCGGGTTCGCGAAGATATTCAAGCGCAACACCGACGCCTCCGGGCTCGTCCCGCAGATCTCCTGTATCATGGGCCCGTGTGCGGGCGGTGCGACGTACTCGCCCGCACTCACCGACTTCACCTTCATGGTGGAGGGGACCTCCCACGCGTTCCTGACCGGCCCGGACGTGGTGGAGACGGTGACTGGCGAACGAGTCTCGATGGCGGAACTCGGTGGGGCGCACGCCCACACCAGCAAGTCCGGCTTCGCGCACGCGGTCTACCCCGACGAAGAGGCGACCCTCGACGCCGTCCGGCACCTCCTCTCGTACCTGCCGCTGAACGAGGTGGAGGACCCGCCACACCTCGACCCGTGGGACGACCCGGACCGCGACTGCGAGTTCGACATGGTCCCGCAGGACCCGAAGAAGCCCTACGACGCCACCGAGGTGGTGGAGGAACTGGTCGACGAGGGCTCGTTCTTCGAGGTCCACGGCTCGTTCGCGCGGAACGTGGTCGTCGGCTTCGGTCGGCTCGACGGCCGCTCGGTGGGCGTCGTGGCGAACCAGCCACGGGTCAACGCCGGCACCCTCGACATCGAGGCCTCGCAGAAGGCCGCCCGGTTCGTCCGGACGTGCGACTCGTTCAACGTCCCCATCGTGACGCTCGTGGACGTACCGGGGTTCATGCCCGGCACCGCACAGGAGCACGACGGCGTCATCCGGCACGGCGCGAAGCTCATCTACGCCTACGCGGAGGCGTCGGTCCCCCTGCTCACGGTGGTGACGCGCAAGGCGTACGGCGGCGCGTACATCGTGATGGGATCGAAGGAACTCGGCGCCGACGTGAACTACGCGTGGCCCGGCGCGGAGATGGCCGTCCTCGGGCCTCGTGGGGCGGTCAACATCCTCCACCGCGAGGAGATCCAGTCGGCCACCGACCCCGAGGCCCGTCGCCAGGAGCTGATGGACGAGTACCGCGCGGAGTTCGCGAACCCGTACGGCCCGGCCAGACGGGGACACGTCGACGACGTGATCGACCCCGCCGAGACACGACGCCGGCTGATAGACGACCTCGAACTGCTCGAGCGAAAGCGCGTCCAGCCCATCGAGAAGACCCACGGCAACGTCCCACTATGA
- a CDS encoding DUF7547 family protein has product MSSRDRSDPDLATLVEELRDTLDELQVTVERDRGGPPAPAGPRELLRFTESYTIPTLISVLEASIRALELLRATLRLVDGRPIDSTRRETTSDAARRVESAGRATLDRVDAALSELTTALEGEPPAGEARDLLAEARSLRDEVDARLRTGAPDESAARRRAETDRRDRHDRRRTDRADRDGAHEIPVRAESEPTPEAEDVDPPTTDDGPAVDVDAELESIREAVADERERSAAWRPGGESAERDDGAGEDDSED; this is encoded by the coding sequence ATGAGCAGTCGAGACCGTTCGGACCCGGACCTCGCGACGCTGGTCGAGGAGTTGCGCGACACCCTCGACGAACTGCAGGTGACGGTCGAGCGGGACCGCGGGGGACCGCCCGCACCGGCCGGCCCGCGGGAACTGCTGCGGTTCACCGAGTCCTACACCATCCCGACGCTGATATCGGTCCTCGAGGCGTCCATCCGCGCGCTCGAACTCCTCCGGGCGACGCTCCGACTCGTCGACGGCCGACCAATCGACTCGACCCGCCGGGAGACGACGAGCGACGCCGCCCGCCGCGTGGAGTCGGCCGGTCGTGCCACGCTCGACCGGGTCGACGCCGCCCTCTCCGAGTTGACGACCGCGCTCGAGGGCGAACCCCCGGCGGGGGAGGCCCGTGACCTGTTGGCCGAGGCCCGCAGTCTCCGCGACGAGGTGGACGCACGCCTCCGGACCGGGGCGCCGGACGAGAGCGCCGCGCGTCGTCGGGCGGAGACCGACCGGCGGGACCGTCACGACCGCCGCCGCACCGACCGGGCCGACCGCGACGGTGCCCACGAGATTCCGGTCCGCGCCGAGTCCGAACCGACGCCGGAGGCCGAGGACGTCGACCCGCCGACCACGGACGACGGCCCGGCAGTCGACGTCGACGCGGAACTCGAGTCGATACGGGAGGCGGTGGCCGACGAACGCGAGCGCTCGGCAGCGTGGCGACCGGGTGGAGAGTCGGCCGAGCGCGACGACGGAGCCGGCGAAGACGACTCCGAGGACTGA
- the dpsA gene encoding DNA starvation/stationary phase protection protein DpsA, whose protein sequence is MSTQKEVRQQAGTVEENSLRMDTEKAEQVVDALNTDLADTYVAYHQIKKHHWNVEGAEFRDLHVYLGEVAADLEEAADEFAERAQALGGVPLSGGATYEEHATVSPEDADVYDVRTSLEHDLQMFGDMIEAVRQHIGMVEDFGDYTTGEVYREALEDLEEHAHHFEHYLDDDSLVVESATN, encoded by the coding sequence ATGAGCACCCAGAAGGAAGTCCGTCAGCAGGCCGGCACCGTCGAGGAGAACAGCCTCCGCATGGACACGGAGAAGGCCGAACAGGTCGTCGACGCGCTGAACACGGACCTCGCGGACACCTACGTCGCGTACCACCAGATCAAGAAGCACCACTGGAACGTGGAGGGTGCCGAGTTCCGCGACCTGCACGTCTACCTCGGTGAGGTGGCCGCGGACCTCGAGGAGGCCGCAGACGAGTTCGCCGAGCGTGCGCAGGCCCTCGGTGGCGTCCCGCTCAGCGGTGGCGCGACCTACGAGGAACACGCCACCGTCTCCCCCGAGGACGCGGACGTCTACGACGTGCGCACCTCGCTGGAGCACGACCTGCAGATGTTCGGCGACATGATCGAGGCCGTCCGCCAGCACATCGGGATGGTCGAGGACTTCGGCGACTACACGACCGGCGAGGTCTACCGCGAGGCGCTCGAGGACCTGGAGGAACACGCCCACCACTTCGAGCACTACCTCGACGACGACTCGCTGGTCGTCGAGAGCGCGACGAACTGA
- a CDS encoding YbaK/EbsC family protein codes for MHPRAESFVAAARDSHGFDPHVEEFDAGTRTAADAADAIGCRVAQIASSLVFDADGNLVVVVTSGANRVDEDRLAAVLEADSVEMADADRVKTALGWTIGGVPPICHGSDVPIYVDETLLEFETVWAAAGTPEAVFPVTPAELLELTDGNPVVVAGRD; via the coding sequence ATGCACCCACGCGCCGAGTCGTTCGTCGCCGCCGCCCGCGACAGCCACGGGTTCGACCCGCACGTCGAGGAGTTCGACGCCGGGACCCGCACTGCGGCCGACGCGGCCGACGCCATCGGCTGTCGTGTCGCCCAGATCGCGAGCAGTCTCGTCTTCGACGCCGACGGCAACCTCGTGGTGGTCGTCACCTCCGGCGCCAACCGGGTCGACGAGGACAGGCTGGCGGCCGTCCTCGAGGCCGACAGCGTGGAGATGGCCGACGCCGACCGGGTCAAGACCGCCCTCGGGTGGACCATCGGCGGGGTCCCACCCATCTGTCACGGGTCGGACGTGCCCATCTACGTCGACGAGACGCTCCTCGAGTTCGAGACGGTGTGGGCCGCCGCCGGGACGCCGGAGGCGGTGTTCCCCGTCACGCCCGCGGAGCTGCTCGAACTAACCGACGGGAACCCCGTCGTGGTCGCGGGTCGGGACTGA